A section of the Saccharopolyspora gregorii genome encodes:
- a CDS encoding alpha/beta hydrolase, translating to MSKAVELIPPRLRAHVLGAGLHAAFALPRPLRRLIAGAPRRIDGQELALDAQLLLKMQALTGSTQLTNGDAAGSRALMAESTAIVDRAPLPGVAVGERTIPTPDGELAARLYRPQSLTEHSPLLVFFHGGGWVIGDLDSHDDLCRYFAKAAGVRVLSVGYRLAPEDPFPAAFDDAMAAFRYAVERAEELGTQPDRIAVGGDSAGGNLAAAVSYHATRAGGPKPAFQLLMYPALDATVRRRSRDLFSSGLLLSDSDITWFLDQYAAPGTDRTDLRLSVLLADDLSGLPPAHVVTAGFDPLRDDGEEYARRLAEAGVPVVARRFEDLIHGFGNVRQAGTRFNEALSEIAGTLRAGLALGGGA from the coding sequence ATGTCGAAAGCCGTCGAACTGATCCCGCCCCGGCTGCGCGCGCACGTGCTCGGCGCCGGGTTGCACGCCGCGTTCGCGCTGCCGCGGCCGCTGCGCAGGCTCATCGCGGGAGCGCCGCGGCGGATCGACGGCCAGGAGCTCGCGCTCGACGCCCAGCTGCTGCTGAAGATGCAGGCGCTCACCGGCAGCACCCAGCTCACCAACGGCGACGCCGCCGGGTCCCGAGCGCTGATGGCGGAGTCCACCGCCATCGTCGACCGGGCACCGCTGCCCGGCGTCGCGGTCGGCGAGCGCACCATCCCCACCCCGGACGGCGAGCTCGCGGCGCGGCTGTACCGGCCGCAGTCGCTCACCGAGCACAGCCCGCTGCTGGTGTTCTTCCACGGCGGCGGCTGGGTCATCGGCGACCTGGACAGCCACGACGACCTGTGCCGCTACTTCGCGAAGGCCGCCGGGGTGCGAGTGCTCTCGGTCGGCTACCGGCTCGCACCGGAGGACCCGTTCCCGGCGGCGTTCGACGACGCGATGGCCGCGTTCCGGTACGCGGTCGAGCGGGCCGAGGAGCTCGGCACCCAGCCGGACCGGATCGCGGTCGGCGGGGACAGCGCGGGCGGCAACCTGGCCGCCGCCGTCTCGTACCACGCGACGCGGGCCGGGGGGCCGAAGCCGGCGTTCCAGCTGCTGATGTACCCGGCGCTGGACGCGACGGTGCGGCGGCGCTCCCGGGACCTGTTCAGCAGCGGGCTGCTGCTGTCCGACTCGGACATCACCTGGTTCCTCGACCAGTACGCGGCCCCCGGCACCGACCGCACCGACCTGCGGCTGTCGGTGCTGCTGGCGGACGACCTGAGCGGCCTGCCGCCCGCGCACGTGGTCACCGCCGGGTTCGACCCGCTGCGCGACGACGGCGAGGAGTACGCGCGGCGGCTCGCCGAGGCGGGCGTGCCGGTGGTGGCGCGGCGCTTCGAAGACCTGATCCACGGGTTCGGCAACGTGCGGCAGGCGGGCACCCGGTTCAACGAGGCGCTGAGCGAGATCGCGGGCACCCTCCGCGCCGGGCTGGCCCTCGGCGGCGGGGCCTGA
- a CDS encoding Dps family protein gives MTATKSPISSPLGDSDQDITGKALQGTLLDMIDLHLVAKQAHWNVVGRFFRDVHLQLDELVSVARGFADDVAERASALGVSPDGRASTVAEASGVPRFEAGWRTDKEVIAAIVDALATVIRRLRGRIDETDKTDLVSQDLLIAIAQELEKSHWMWQAQLAES, from the coding sequence ATGACCGCCACCAAGTCCCCGATCTCCAGCCCGCTCGGCGACTCCGACCAGGACATCACCGGCAAGGCCTTGCAGGGGACCCTGCTGGACATGATCGACCTGCACCTCGTGGCGAAGCAGGCCCACTGGAACGTCGTCGGCCGCTTCTTCCGCGACGTGCACCTCCAGCTGGACGAGCTGGTCTCGGTCGCGCGCGGCTTCGCCGACGACGTCGCGGAGCGCGCCTCCGCGCTGGGCGTCTCCCCGGACGGCCGGGCGTCGACCGTGGCCGAGGCCTCCGGGGTGCCGCGCTTCGAGGCCGGTTGGCGCACCGACAAGGAGGTCATCGCCGCCATCGTCGACGCGCTGGCGACGGTCATCCGCCGGTTGCGCGGCCGGATCGACGAGACGGACAAGACCGACCTGGTGAGCCAGGACCTGCTGATCGCGATCGCGCAGGAGCTGGAGAAGTCGCACTGGATGTGGCAGGCCCAGCTCGCGGAGTCCTGA
- a CDS encoding siderophore-interacting protein has protein sequence MTNTQASTRRVRSRYRLLRVDEVERITPRMVRVVLGGDELADFDSTGSDQRIKLCLPRPGQPMPLGRDRAEVFALPREQQPKQRTYTVRWFDAARRRLAIDLVVHDHDGPGSTWARDVESGSQVVAVGPSPSYRPDPAADRLVLAGDETALPAMLAMVEELDERARVRVFAEVADAAERQEVRTGADVEWTWLHRDGAPAGRSSVLADAVRAADLGPRPDVWVGAEAEAVHVIREHCQQELGLDRRRVYALAYWRYATAA, from the coding sequence GTGACGAACACGCAGGCGAGCACGCGGCGGGTGCGGTCCCGGTACCGGCTGCTGCGGGTGGACGAGGTCGAGCGGATCACGCCGCGGATGGTGCGGGTCGTGCTCGGCGGCGACGAGCTCGCCGACTTCGACAGCACCGGCAGCGACCAGCGGATCAAGCTCTGCCTGCCGCGGCCCGGGCAGCCGATGCCGCTGGGCCGCGACCGCGCCGAGGTCTTCGCGCTGCCGCGGGAGCAGCAGCCGAAGCAGCGCACGTACACGGTGCGCTGGTTCGACGCGGCGCGGCGGCGGCTCGCGATCGACCTGGTGGTGCACGACCACGACGGCCCGGGCTCGACCTGGGCCCGCGACGTGGAGAGCGGGTCGCAGGTCGTCGCCGTCGGCCCGAGCCCCTCCTACCGGCCGGACCCGGCCGCGGACCGGCTCGTGCTGGCCGGCGACGAGACGGCGCTGCCCGCGATGCTGGCGATGGTCGAGGAACTGGACGAGCGGGCCCGGGTCCGGGTGTTCGCCGAGGTCGCCGACGCGGCCGAGCGCCAGGAGGTGCGCACCGGGGCGGACGTGGAGTGGACCTGGCTGCACCGGGACGGGGCCCCCGCCGGGCGGAGCTCGGTGCTCGCGGACGCGGTGCGGGCGGCGGATCTCGGGCCGCGGCCGGACGTCTGGGTGGGCGCCGAAGCCGAGGCCGTGCACGTCATCCGGGAGCACTGCCAGCAGGAGCTCGGCCTGGACCGGCGCCGGGTGTACGCCCTCGCCTACTGGCGCTACGCCACCGCCGCCTGA
- a CDS encoding NADPH-dependent FMN reductase — MTVTVVGIGGSVRPDSQSERAMHAVLAGAREAGAEVRAIGGENLVLPFYDPHFTDRTEAARELVAALRGADGVVLSSPGYHGTISGLIKNALDYAEDLRADERPYLDGRAVGCVGAAYGWQAAVTTLQALRSVVHSLRGWPTPLGAAVNSSEARFEPDGTCSDPKLGTTLRTIGIQLVEFAEQRRS; from the coding sequence ATGACCGTGACCGTGGTGGGGATCGGCGGTTCGGTGCGCCCGGACTCCCAGTCCGAGCGCGCGATGCACGCCGTTCTCGCCGGGGCGCGCGAGGCGGGCGCCGAGGTGCGCGCCATCGGCGGCGAGAACCTGGTGCTGCCGTTCTACGACCCGCACTTCACCGACCGCACCGAGGCCGCGCGGGAGCTCGTCGCCGCGCTGCGCGGGGCGGACGGGGTGGTGCTGTCCTCGCCCGGCTACCACGGCACCATCTCCGGCCTGATCAAGAACGCGCTGGACTACGCGGAGGACCTCCGCGCCGACGAGCGCCCCTACCTGGACGGCCGGGCCGTCGGCTGCGTCGGCGCCGCGTACGGCTGGCAGGCGGCGGTGACCACGCTGCAGGCGCTGCGCTCGGTGGTGCACTCGCTGCGCGGCTGGCCGACGCCGCTCGGCGCCGCGGTCAACTCATCGGAGGCCCGGTTCGAACCGGACGGGACCTGCTCAGACCCGAAGCTGGGAACCACGTTGCGCACCATCGGCATCCAGCTGGTTGAGTTCGCCGAACAGCGCCGCTCCTGA
- a CDS encoding ABC transporter ATP-binding protein has translation MTAAPGIREIFARFRPHLRPERAGLLVAGVLLVVAALADTAAIWMFMLITDDALAAGSLDAFWAPGAAWLGIAVVGALASFGGAYLSARAAERFLVRLRAHVFAHVQRLSPDFFARRRTGDLVARMSGDVESVERLVASGVVETGTALFGVVLYAGAALYLRWDLALLSFALAPAFWLVARKFSAGIRDASRAERAANGEIASTVAEGLSHVELVQSANQQQRQDAKLHAASMRWFRAKLVEARLSSTYAPLVTVVETVCILLVIGVGVWEISADRITIGGLMAFAAYIGYLYPPLQDLGRITMAVTAARAGAERLVELLDARPAVVDAPDGTAQLPPGGRPGRAVEFDRVAFRYPQAAEHALRDFRLAIRPGEFVLVTGPSGVGKSTLAKLLLRFYDPAAGRVLLDGADLTRLPLHVVRDQIAFVPQEADVLHGTVAENIAFGRPDATPAEVVAAAREADADEFVRALPEGYETVLGERGALLSGGQRRRIAIARAVLRRTPVLVLDEPTNGLDAESKANVVAPLRKLSRTRTTILISHDPELAELADRVVVLRGGRVAEPARPRSRVLSGELPVPAADDRPTVRLHRPWPAGLTDPLRARGGRA, from the coding sequence ATGACCGCTGCGCCGGGGATCCGCGAGATCTTCGCCCGGTTCCGCCCGCACCTGCGCCCGGAACGGGCCGGACTGCTGGTCGCGGGGGTGCTGCTGGTGGTCGCCGCGCTGGCCGACACCGCGGCGATCTGGATGTTCATGCTGATCACCGATGACGCGCTGGCCGCCGGCAGCCTCGACGCCTTCTGGGCGCCGGGGGCGGCCTGGCTGGGCATCGCGGTGGTCGGCGCGCTCGCCTCGTTCGGCGGGGCCTACCTCTCCGCGCGCGCGGCGGAACGATTCCTCGTGCGATTGCGCGCGCACGTCTTCGCGCACGTCCAACGATTGTCGCCCGATTTCTTCGCGCGCCGGAGAACGGGAGATCTCGTCGCCCGGATGTCCGGTGACGTGGAATCGGTGGAAAGGCTCGTCGCCTCCGGAGTGGTGGAAACGGGAACCGCTCTTTTCGGCGTCGTGCTGTACGCGGGGGCCGCGCTGTACCTGCGCTGGGACCTGGCGCTGCTGTCCTTCGCGCTCGCGCCCGCCTTCTGGCTGGTGGCCCGGAAGTTCTCCGCCGGGATCCGCGACGCCTCCCGGGCCGAGCGCGCCGCGAACGGCGAGATCGCGAGCACCGTCGCGGAAGGCCTCTCGCACGTCGAGCTGGTGCAATCCGCGAACCAGCAGCAACGGCAGGACGCGAAGCTGCACGCCGCCTCGATGCGCTGGTTCCGCGCCAAGCTGGTGGAGGCGCGGCTGTCCTCGACGTACGCGCCGCTGGTCACCGTGGTCGAGACGGTGTGCATCCTGCTGGTCATCGGCGTCGGGGTCTGGGAGATCTCCGCCGACCGCATCACCATCGGGGGCCTGATGGCCTTCGCCGCCTACATCGGCTACCTGTACCCGCCGCTGCAGGACCTGGGCCGCATCACGATGGCGGTCACCGCCGCCCGCGCCGGGGCGGAACGGCTCGTCGAACTGCTCGACGCGCGGCCCGCGGTGGTCGACGCCCCGGACGGCACCGCGCAGCTGCCGCCGGGTGGGCGCCCCGGCCGCGCCGTCGAGTTCGACCGCGTCGCCTTCCGGTACCCGCAGGCGGCGGAGCACGCGCTCCGCGACTTCCGGCTGGCCATCCGGCCCGGCGAGTTCGTGCTGGTCACCGGGCCCAGCGGGGTGGGGAAGTCGACGCTGGCGAAGCTGCTGCTGCGCTTCTACGACCCGGCGGCGGGGCGGGTGCTGCTCGACGGGGCAGACCTCACCCGGCTGCCGCTGCACGTGGTGCGCGACCAGATCGCGTTCGTCCCGCAGGAGGCGGACGTGCTGCACGGCACCGTCGCCGAGAACATCGCCTTCGGCCGCCCGGACGCCACCCCGGCCGAGGTCGTCGCCGCCGCGCGGGAGGCCGACGCCGACGAGTTCGTCCGCGCCCTGCCGGAGGGTTACGAGACGGTCCTCGGCGAGCGCGGCGCGCTGCTGTCCGGCGGACAGCGCCGCCGCATCGCCATCGCCCGCGCGGTGCTGCGCCGCACCCCGGTGCTGGTGCTCGACGAACCCACGAACGGCCTGGACGCCGAGTCGAAGGCCAACGTGGTCGCGCCGCTGCGCAAGCTGTCCCGCACCCGCACCACCATCCTGATCAGCCACGACCCGGAACTGGCCGAGCTCGCCGACCGGGTGGTGGTGCTGCGCGGCGGGCGGGTGGCCGAACCCGCGCGCCCGCGGAGCCGCGTGCTCAGCGGCGAGCTGCCCGTCCCGGCGGCCGACGACCGGCCCACCGTGCGGCTGCACCGCCCGTGGCCCGCCGGGCTCACCGATCCGCTGCGCGCCCGTGGTGGCCGCGCGTGA
- a CDS encoding S9 family peptidase, with protein MSEYPDAKIPQELFDDAEREARWRARFSAPRVSLPDWAREAPGRSLYVSNASGTWELYAWDRDSGAHRQVTDRPNGTFHGTLSADGARVWWFDDTDGDEFGSWVSEDFAASGGKPEPALPGTHPGYPAGLELGPTVTGVGMSTDDGVTVWVSRAGGAPEVVYEHEQDGGLSALSWDESLLVLSHSEHGDSRHPALRVLRVDGAATVADKWDGPGKGLDALDFAPVAGDPRLLVLHERHGREELLIWDVLADTEREIDLGLPGEVSADWYPDGTALLIAHTHHARTTMHRYDLETGELVELATPAGTVGGASVRPDRSVEYSWSSAATPSLVRTLRADGTDEVLLTPPGERPPGSEPVRDVFVPVPHGPNESVHALVSRPEGAGDGPVPTVFNLHGGPHAADEDRFSAYRAAWLDAGFAVVEINYRGSTGYGSAWRDAIEGRPGLTELADVAHVHDWAVRDGLTTPELSVVAGASWGGYLTLLALGTQPERWAGGVAGVPVADYVSAYADEMEPLRAYDRALFGGSPEEVPAVYEECSPLTYVDQVRAPVLVLAGDNDPRCPIQQILNYLDRLAQREVPFEFYRYDAGHGSLVVAETLRQVAAEIHFARRAVGRA; from the coding sequence GTGAGCGAGTACCCAGACGCGAAGATTCCGCAAGAGCTGTTCGACGACGCCGAGCGGGAGGCCCGGTGGCGAGCGCGGTTCAGCGCACCTCGGGTGTCGCTGCCGGATTGGGCGCGGGAAGCGCCGGGCCGCAGCCTGTACGTCTCCAACGCCAGCGGTACCTGGGAGCTGTACGCGTGGGACCGCGACTCCGGTGCGCACCGCCAGGTCACCGACCGTCCGAACGGGACGTTCCACGGCACGCTGTCCGCCGACGGCGCGCGGGTGTGGTGGTTCGACGACACCGACGGCGACGAGTTCGGTTCCTGGGTGAGCGAGGACTTCGCCGCGAGCGGCGGGAAACCGGAACCGGCGCTGCCCGGGACGCACCCCGGCTACCCGGCCGGCTTGGAGCTCGGGCCGACGGTGACCGGGGTCGGCATGTCCACCGACGACGGGGTGACGGTGTGGGTGTCCCGCGCCGGCGGAGCCCCGGAGGTCGTCTACGAGCACGAGCAGGACGGCGGCCTGTCCGCGCTGTCCTGGGACGAGAGCCTGCTGGTGCTGTCGCACTCCGAGCACGGCGACAGCAGGCACCCGGCGCTGCGCGTGCTGCGGGTGGACGGTGCCGCGACCGTCGCGGACAAGTGGGACGGGCCGGGGAAGGGGCTGGACGCGCTGGACTTCGCGCCGGTCGCCGGAGATCCGCGGCTGCTGGTGCTGCACGAGCGGCACGGACGCGAAGAACTGCTGATCTGGGACGTGCTGGCCGACACCGAGCGGGAGATCGACCTCGGCCTGCCCGGTGAGGTGTCCGCGGACTGGTACCCGGACGGCACGGCGCTGCTGATCGCGCACACCCACCACGCGCGGACCACGATGCACCGCTACGACCTGGAGACGGGCGAGCTGGTGGAGCTGGCGACGCCCGCGGGCACCGTCGGCGGCGCCTCGGTGCGCCCGGACCGCTCGGTCGAGTACTCGTGGTCGTCGGCGGCGACGCCGTCGCTGGTGCGGACGCTGCGCGCGGACGGCACCGACGAGGTGCTGCTGACCCCGCCCGGGGAGCGGCCGCCGGGGTCCGAGCCGGTGCGCGACGTGTTCGTGCCCGTCCCGCACGGCCCGAACGAGTCGGTGCACGCGCTGGTGTCCCGGCCGGAGGGCGCGGGCGACGGGCCGGTGCCGACGGTGTTCAACCTGCACGGCGGGCCGCACGCGGCGGACGAGGACCGGTTCTCCGCGTACCGGGCGGCGTGGCTGGACGCGGGCTTCGCCGTCGTCGAGATCAACTACCGGGGTTCGACCGGCTACGGCTCGGCGTGGCGGGACGCGATCGAGGGCAGGCCGGGCCTCACCGAGCTCGCCGACGTCGCGCACGTGCACGACTGGGCTGTGCGGGACGGGCTCACCACGCCCGAGCTGAGCGTGGTCGCCGGGGCGTCCTGGGGCGGCTACCTGACGCTGCTGGCGCTGGGCACCCAGCCGGAGCGGTGGGCGGGCGGTGTCGCCGGGGTGCCGGTCGCCGACTACGTCTCGGCGTACGCGGACGAGATGGAGCCGCTGCGCGCCTACGACCGGGCGCTGTTCGGCGGTTCGCCGGAGGAGGTTCCCGCGGTCTACGAGGAGTGCTCGCCGCTGACCTACGTGGACCAGGTGCGGGCGCCGGTGCTGGTGCTGGCCGGGGACAACGATCCGCGGTGCCCGATCCAGCAGATCCTGAACTACCTGGACCGGCTGGCGCAGCGGGAGGTGCCGTTCGAGTTCTACCGCTACGACGCCGGCCACGGCTCGCTGGTGGTGGCGGAGACCCTGCGCCAGGTCGCCGCGGAGATCCACTTCGCGCGGCGGGCGGTGGGCCGCGCCTGA
- a CDS encoding NADH:flavin oxidoreductase/NADH oxidase, translated as MSHLFDPLKLGATEIRNRVWVSPMCQYSAVDGVPTDWHLVHLGQFAVGGAGLVMAEATAVAPEGRISAADTGLWNDEQVTAWRRITDFLREQGSTPAVQLAHAGRKASTTAPWEGDGTLPAADGGWQTVSSTSNAFGALAAPRALTEDEVAAIPQQFADAARRSAEAGFEVVELHFAHGYLAHQFYSPLVNDRTDRYGGDFDGRVRLLLEIVDAVREVWPAGRPLLARLSATDWVEGGWTGDDSVRLSRLLAEHGVDLVDASTGGAVPDARIPVGSGYQTRFARQIKLEAEVPTGAVGLITSPQQAEEVVSSGSADVVLLGRELLRDPHWPLHAADELHAENIWPKQYVRARRA; from the coding sequence ATGAGCCATCTCTTCGACCCGTTGAAGCTGGGCGCCACCGAGATCCGCAACCGCGTCTGGGTGTCCCCCATGTGCCAGTACTCCGCCGTGGACGGGGTGCCGACCGATTGGCACCTGGTGCACCTCGGCCAGTTCGCCGTCGGCGGCGCCGGGCTGGTCATGGCCGAGGCCACCGCCGTCGCACCCGAAGGCCGCATCAGCGCCGCCGACACCGGGCTGTGGAACGACGAGCAGGTCACGGCCTGGCGCCGGATCACCGACTTCCTGCGCGAGCAGGGCTCCACCCCGGCCGTGCAGCTGGCGCACGCGGGCCGCAAGGCCTCCACCACGGCCCCGTGGGAGGGCGACGGCACGCTGCCCGCGGCCGACGGCGGCTGGCAGACCGTCAGCTCCACGTCGAACGCCTTCGGCGCGCTGGCCGCCCCCCGCGCGTTGACCGAGGACGAGGTCGCCGCGATCCCGCAGCAGTTCGCCGACGCCGCGCGCCGCTCCGCGGAAGCCGGGTTCGAGGTCGTCGAGCTGCACTTCGCGCACGGCTACTTGGCGCACCAGTTCTACTCGCCGCTGGTCAACGACCGCACCGACCGCTACGGCGGTGACTTCGACGGCCGGGTCCGGCTGCTGCTGGAGATCGTCGACGCGGTGCGCGAGGTGTGGCCCGCGGGACGCCCGCTGCTGGCGCGGCTGTCCGCGACGGACTGGGTCGAGGGCGGCTGGACCGGCGACGACTCCGTGCGGCTGAGCCGGCTGCTGGCCGAGCACGGCGTGGACCTCGTCGACGCCTCCACCGGCGGTGCGGTGCCCGACGCGCGGATCCCGGTCGGCTCCGGCTACCAGACCCGGTTCGCGCGGCAGATCAAGCTGGAGGCGGAGGTGCCGACCGGCGCCGTCGGCCTGATCACCTCGCCGCAGCAGGCCGAGGAGGTCGTGTCCTCCGGTTCGGCGGACGTGGTGCTGCTCGGCAGGGAACTGCTGCGCGACCCGCACTGGCCGCTGCACGCCGCCGACGAGCTGCACGCCGAGAACATCTGGCCGAAGCAGTACGTGCGCGCCCGCCGCGCCTGA
- a CDS encoding metallophosphoesterase, which yields MLAGGALGAATFGYAAGVERTHWTLRRATVPVLAEGAPELRILHISDLHMMPNQRSKQRWVAALDELAPDLVVNTGDNLAHPQAVPAALRAMGSLLDRPGVFVFGSNDYYGPKPKNPARYLLPSAKTKRIHGDPLPWRDLRAAMTERGWTDVTHRWHDVEISGIRIHVAGLDDPHLKRDKYSKIAGDPPQEAQLRLGLTHSPEPRVLDAFADDGYDLVLAGHTHGGQLRVPGYGPIVTNCELDRARARGASTWGDMHLHVSAGLGTSPYAPVRFACPPEATLLTLVPRSQGAAPKASGLFGNPPSGARANIR from the coding sequence ATGCTCGCCGGCGGCGCACTGGGTGCCGCGACCTTCGGCTACGCCGCAGGTGTCGAACGAACGCACTGGACGCTGCGCCGCGCCACCGTGCCGGTGCTCGCGGAAGGCGCGCCGGAACTGCGCATCCTGCACATCTCCGACCTGCACATGATGCCGAACCAGCGGTCCAAGCAGCGCTGGGTCGCCGCCCTCGACGAACTCGCCCCCGACCTCGTGGTCAACACCGGCGACAACCTCGCCCACCCGCAGGCGGTGCCCGCGGCGCTGCGCGCGATGGGGTCGCTGCTGGACCGGCCCGGGGTGTTCGTGTTCGGCAGCAACGACTACTACGGGCCGAAGCCGAAGAACCCGGCGCGCTACCTGCTGCCCTCGGCGAAGACGAAGCGCATCCACGGCGATCCGCTGCCGTGGCGGGACCTGCGCGCGGCGATGACCGAACGCGGCTGGACGGACGTCACGCACCGCTGGCACGACGTGGAGATCTCCGGGATCCGGATCCACGTGGCCGGGCTGGACGACCCGCACCTGAAGCGGGACAAGTACTCGAAGATCGCGGGCGACCCGCCGCAGGAGGCGCAGCTGCGGCTGGGCCTGACGCACTCGCCGGAACCGCGGGTGCTGGACGCCTTCGCCGACGACGGGTACGACCTGGTGCTGGCCGGGCACACCCACGGCGGGCAGCTGCGCGTTCCCGGCTACGGCCCGATCGTGACGAACTGCGAGCTGGACCGGGCACGGGCCCGCGGCGCTTCCACGTGGGGCGACATGCACCTGCACGTGTCGGCGGGGCTGGGCACCTCCCCGTACGCGCCGGTGCGGTTCGCCTGCCCGCCGGAGGCGACGCTGTTGACGCTGGTCCCGCGCTCGCAGGGCGCCGCGCCGAAGGCCTCCGGACTGTTCGGGAACCCCCCTTCCGGGGCCCGCGCGAACATCCGCTAG